The following proteins are co-located in the Thermus thermophilus HB8 genome:
- a CDS encoding NUDIX hydrolase → MRRKRKGQRPTRRVVSAGGVVLKGDPPEVLVVSLRGGRVVTLPKGQVEPGERYPETAVREVREETGVEASVLAPLGRVRYYFTVHEPEGPVTVSKEVHYFLMRHLGGTPRPQLTEVEDAFFLPASEALERLSYPNEREMLKRALLRLRARAKKG, encoded by the coding sequence TTGCGCAGGAAGCGAAAGGGGCAAAGGCCCACCCGGCGCGTGGTCTCCGCGGGGGGGGTGGTCCTCAAGGGGGATCCTCCCGAGGTCCTGGTGGTGTCCTTGAGGGGTGGCCGGGTCGTCACCCTCCCCAAGGGCCAGGTGGAGCCCGGGGAACGCTACCCGGAGACCGCCGTGCGGGAGGTGCGGGAGGAGACCGGAGTGGAGGCCTCGGTCCTTGCCCCTTTGGGGCGGGTGCGCTACTACTTCACCGTCCACGAGCCCGAGGGCCCGGTGACGGTGAGCAAAGAGGTCCACTACTTCCTCATGCGCCACCTGGGGGGCACCCCCAGGCCCCAGCTCACGGAGGTGGAGGACGCCTTTTTCCTCCCGGCGAGCGAGGCGCTGGAACGCCTCTCCTACCCCAACGAGCGGGAGATGCTAAAGCGCGCCCTCCTCCGCCTCCGGGCCCGGGCCAAGAAGGGCTAG
- a CDS encoding ATP phosphoribosyltransferase regulatory subunit, producing the protein MIPEGTRFLLPPEARLKAEVVGKLQHLFRRHGYEPVELPALELYDPDHPLAERAFKLVDKTGEVLALRSEFTTLLAKLLRAHLGEGAHRFQYAGPLWLREADAELGRLREYTQVGLELLGATGPLADAEVLELAFAALEALGVQGEVEVGLPSLVGEVLKASGLPEALQRRAQQAIHRKNLPELKGLLAESPVPEEARKVLLALPDLYGGREVLKEARGLPLPPKAQEALAQLERTLDLLGRPVLLDLGMARRYEYYSGIFFRAYTPGFGLPLLGGGRYDGALFPKAAGFALGVERLLEALRLPKEEEPPEVLALDLKALRRFARERRTELFHGEDPVAYARRRGIPFLARGEELFRVEEA; encoded by the coding sequence ATGATCCCCGAGGGCACCCGCTTCCTTTTGCCCCCCGAGGCCCGGCTCAAGGCCGAGGTGGTGGGGAAGCTCCAGCACCTCTTCCGGCGCCACGGCTACGAGCCCGTGGAGCTTCCCGCCCTGGAGCTTTACGACCCCGACCACCCCCTGGCGGAAAGGGCCTTCAAGCTGGTGGACAAGACGGGGGAGGTCTTGGCCTTAAGGAGCGAGTTCACCACCCTCCTCGCCAAGCTCCTCCGGGCCCACCTGGGAGAGGGCGCGCACCGCTTCCAGTACGCTGGGCCCCTTTGGCTCAGGGAGGCGGACGCGGAGCTTGGGCGCCTTCGGGAGTACACCCAGGTGGGCCTGGAGCTTTTGGGGGCCACGGGGCCCTTGGCGGACGCCGAGGTGCTGGAGCTGGCCTTCGCCGCCCTCGAGGCCTTAGGGGTCCAGGGGGAGGTGGAGGTGGGCTTGCCGAGCCTCGTGGGGGAGGTGCTCAAGGCCTCGGGGCTTCCCGAGGCCCTGCAAAGGCGGGCCCAGCAGGCCATCCACCGCAAAAACCTCCCCGAGCTCAAGGGGCTTCTCGCAGAAAGCCCCGTCCCCGAGGAGGCGCGGAAGGTCCTCCTCGCCCTCCCCGACCTCTACGGAGGGCGGGAGGTCTTGAAGGAGGCGCGGGGCCTTCCGCTGCCCCCCAAGGCCCAGGAGGCCCTCGCCCAGCTGGAGAGGACCCTGGACCTCCTGGGAAGGCCCGTCCTCCTGGACCTGGGCATGGCCCGGCGCTACGAGTACTACTCGGGGATCTTCTTCCGGGCCTACACCCCGGGGTTCGGCCTTCCCCTCCTCGGGGGCGGGCGGTACGACGGGGCCCTTTTCCCCAAGGCCGCGGGCTTCGCCCTGGGGGTGGAGAGGCTCCTCGAGGCCTTGCGGCTTCCCAAGGAGGAGGAGCCCCCGGAGGTCTTGGCCCTGGACCTCAAGGCCCTCCGCCGCTTCGCCCGGGAGCGGCGCACGGAGCTTTTCCACGGGGAGGACCCCGTGGCCTACGCCCGAAGGCGCGGCATCCCCTTCCTCGCCCGGGGGGAGGAGCTTTTCCGCGTGGAGGAGGCATGA
- a CDS encoding hydrogen peroxide-inducible genes activator has translation MKLTLDQLRYLVALAEEGSFTRAAERVYLTQPALSVQIRKLEEALGTRLFDRRKGTLTEAGRVAVAQARRVLEEVERLRLLVQGEEACFQGPFRLGVIPTLAPYLLPRLLPELKARYPRLSLSVREELTPGIVRGLEEGSLDAGLVGTEERHPGLGAEPLFAEAFWAYVAPGHPLFEREAVHPLEIPLEDTWVLAEGHCFRDQVLSVCRPSLGGRSVEFQSGDLETLVRLVDAVGGLTLLPEVALWTLSPAQRTRLRPLSPPGAGRTVYLLFREGSLKAPLLRALAEEARRAFALLRSNARAQESAMMGAEVRHDQG, from the coding sequence ATGAAGCTGACCCTAGACCAGCTGCGCTACCTCGTGGCCTTGGCCGAGGAAGGAAGCTTCACCCGGGCCGCGGAACGGGTCTACCTCACCCAGCCCGCCCTCTCCGTCCAGATCCGCAAGCTGGAGGAAGCCCTGGGGACAAGGCTCTTTGACCGGAGGAAGGGCACGCTCACGGAGGCGGGCCGGGTGGCGGTGGCCCAGGCCCGGAGGGTCCTCGAGGAAGTGGAAAGGCTCAGGCTTTTGGTGCAGGGGGAAGAGGCCTGCTTCCAAGGCCCCTTCCGGCTCGGGGTCATCCCCACCCTTGCCCCCTACCTCCTTCCCCGGCTCCTTCCGGAGCTGAAGGCGCGTTACCCCCGGCTTTCCCTCTCGGTGCGGGAGGAGCTCACCCCGGGGATCGTACGGGGGTTAGAGGAAGGAAGCCTGGACGCAGGGCTTGTGGGCACGGAGGAGCGGCACCCAGGCCTCGGGGCCGAGCCCCTCTTCGCCGAGGCCTTCTGGGCCTATGTGGCCCCGGGCCACCCCCTCTTTGAGCGGGAGGCGGTCCATCCTCTGGAGATTCCCCTCGAGGACACCTGGGTCCTCGCCGAGGGACACTGCTTCCGGGACCAGGTCCTCTCCGTGTGCCGTCCGAGCCTCGGCGGGCGGTCCGTGGAGTTCCAAAGCGGAGACCTGGAGACCCTCGTCCGCTTGGTGGACGCCGTGGGGGGGCTCACCCTCCTCCCCGAGGTGGCCCTCTGGACCCTCTCTCCGGCCCAAAGGACCCGGTTGCGCCCCCTAAGCCCCCCCGGGGCCGGGCGCACCGTCTACCTCCTTTTCCGGGAGGGAAGCCTCAAGGCTCCCTTGCTCCGGGCCCTGGCCGAGGAAGCGCGGCGAGCCTTCGCCCTGTTGCGCTCCAACGCAAGGGCGCAAGAAAGCGCTATGATGGGGGCGGAGGTTCGCCATGACCAAGGCTGA
- the hisG gene encoding ATP phosphoribosyltransferase, with translation MRRFALTVALPKGRMFREAYEVLKRAGLDLPEVEGERTLLHGKEGGVALLELRNKDVPIYVDLGIAEIGVVGKDVLLDSGRDLFEPVDLGFGACRLSLIRRPGDTGPIRRVATKYPNFTARLLKERGWAADVVELSGNIELAAVTGLADAVVDVVQTGATLRAAGLVEVEVLAHSTARLVVNRQALKLKRAVLKPLIQRLRELSGS, from the coding sequence ATGAGGCGCTTCGCCCTCACCGTGGCCCTGCCCAAGGGGCGGATGTTCCGGGAGGCCTACGAGGTCCTCAAGCGGGCGGGCTTGGACCTCCCCGAGGTGGAGGGGGAGAGGACCCTCCTTCACGGAAAGGAGGGGGGCGTGGCCCTTCTGGAGCTTCGCAACAAGGACGTCCCCATCTACGTGGACCTGGGGATCGCCGAGATCGGGGTGGTGGGCAAGGACGTGCTTTTGGACTCGGGGAGGGACCTTTTTGAGCCCGTGGACCTGGGCTTTGGGGCCTGCAGGCTCTCCCTCATAAGGCGCCCCGGGGATACGGGGCCCATCCGCCGCGTCGCCACCAAGTACCCGAACTTCACCGCGAGGCTCCTCAAGGAAAGGGGCTGGGCGGCGGACGTGGTGGAGCTTTCCGGGAACATTGAGCTCGCCGCGGTCACCGGCCTGGCCGACGCCGTGGTGGACGTGGTGCAGACGGGGGCCACGCTGAGGGCGGCGGGGCTTGTTGAGGTGGAGGTCCTCGCCCACTCCACGGCGAGGCTCGTGGTGAACCGGCAGGCCCTCAAGCTCAAGCGGGCGGTCCTCAAGCCCTTGATCCAGAGGCTCAGGGAGCTTTCCGGATCATGA
- the trmH gene encoding tRNA (guanosine(18)-2'-O)-methyltransferase TrmH, whose translation MRERTEARRRRIEEVLRRRQPDLTVLLENVHKPHNLSAILRTCDAVGVLEAHAVNPTGGVPTFNETSGGSHKWVYLRVHPDLHEAFRFLKERGFTVYATALREDARDFREVDYTKPTAVLFGAEKWGVSEEALALADGAIKIPMLGMVQSLNVSVAAAVILFEAQRQRLKAGLYDRPRLDPELYQKVLADWLRK comes from the coding sequence ATGAGGGAGCGTACGGAGGCGCGGAGGCGAAGGATAGAGGAGGTCCTAAGGCGGCGGCAGCCCGACCTCACCGTCCTCCTGGAGAACGTGCACAAGCCCCACAACCTCTCGGCCATCCTGCGCACCTGCGACGCCGTGGGGGTCCTCGAGGCCCACGCCGTGAACCCCACGGGCGGGGTGCCCACCTTCAACGAGACGAGCGGGGGCAGCCACAAGTGGGTCTACCTGCGGGTCCACCCCGACCTCCACGAGGCCTTCCGCTTCCTGAAGGAAAGGGGCTTCACCGTCTACGCCACCGCCCTTAGGGAGGACGCGCGGGACTTCCGGGAGGTGGACTACACGAAGCCCACCGCCGTCCTCTTCGGGGCGGAGAAGTGGGGGGTTTCCGAGGAGGCCTTGGCCCTGGCGGACGGGGCCATCAAGATCCCCATGCTGGGGATGGTCCAGAGCCTGAACGTCTCCGTGGCCGCCGCCGTGATCCTCTTTGAGGCGCAGCGGCAGAGGCTCAAGGCGGGGCTTTACGACAGGCCCCGCCTGGACCCGGAACTCTACCAGAAGGTGCTTGCGGATTGGCTCAGGAAGTGA
- the dcd gene encoding dCTP deaminase yields the protein MVKPDWWIREMARKGMIEPFEERLVREGVISYGLSSFGYDLRAAPEWKIFTNVFSSLVDPKNFDPKSFVEYEGEEVVIPPNSFALTRSLEYIRMPDNVIAIALGKSTYARCGIVVNVTPLEPGWEGHVTLEISNTTPLPAKVYAGEGIVQLLFLEGPRPEVTYRDRKGKYQGQKGITLPRV from the coding sequence ATGGTGAAGCCGGACTGGTGGATCCGGGAGATGGCGCGAAAGGGCATGATTGAGCCCTTTGAGGAAAGGCTCGTGCGGGAGGGGGTCATCAGCTACGGGCTTTCCTCCTTCGGGTACGACCTCCGGGCCGCCCCCGAGTGGAAGATCTTCACCAACGTCTTCTCCAGCCTGGTGGACCCCAAGAACTTTGACCCCAAGAGCTTCGTGGAGTACGAGGGGGAGGAGGTGGTGATCCCCCCAAACTCCTTCGCCCTCACCCGGAGCCTGGAGTACATCCGCATGCCCGACAACGTGATCGCCATCGCCCTGGGCAAGAGCACCTACGCCCGGTGCGGCATCGTGGTGAACGTGACGCCTCTGGAGCCCGGCTGGGAAGGCCACGTCACCCTGGAGATCTCCAACACCACTCCCCTTCCCGCCAAGGTCTACGCAGGCGAAGGCATCGTCCAGCTCCTCTTCCTGGAGGGCCCCCGCCCCGAGGTCACCTACCGGGACCGCAAAGGGAAGTACCAGGGGCAGAAGGGGATCACCCTCCCCCGGGTTTAG
- a CDS encoding branched-chain amino acid transaminase, with the protein MTKAEAKGGDVQIKAGLIWMNGAFVPQEEAKTSVLSHALHYGTSVFEGIRAYETAKGPAIFRLKEHVKRFYNSAKVLRMEIPFAPEELEEAIKEVVRRNGYRSCYIRPLAWMGAKALGVNPLPNNPAEVMVAAWEWGAYLGEEAVRKGARLITSSWARFPANVMPGKAKVGGNYVNSALAKMEAVAAGADEALLLDEEGYVAEGSGENLFFVRDGVIYALEHSVNLEGITRDSVIRIAKDLGYEVQVVRATRDQLYMADEVFMTGTAAEVTPVSMIDWRPIGKGTAGPVALRLREVYLEAVTGRRPEYEGWLTYVNGQ; encoded by the coding sequence ATGACCAAGGCTGAGGCCAAGGGCGGCGACGTGCAGATCAAGGCCGGGCTCATCTGGATGAACGGGGCCTTTGTCCCCCAGGAGGAGGCCAAGACCAGCGTCCTAAGCCACGCCCTCCACTACGGCACCAGCGTCTTTGAGGGGATAAGGGCCTACGAGACCGCCAAAGGCCCCGCCATCTTCCGGCTCAAGGAGCACGTGAAGCGCTTCTACAACTCCGCCAAGGTGCTCCGCATGGAGATCCCCTTCGCCCCGGAGGAGCTGGAGGAGGCCATCAAGGAGGTGGTGCGGAGAAACGGCTACAGGAGCTGCTACATCCGCCCTCTGGCCTGGATGGGGGCGAAGGCCCTAGGGGTCAATCCCCTCCCCAACAACCCCGCCGAGGTGATGGTGGCCGCCTGGGAATGGGGGGCCTACCTGGGGGAGGAGGCGGTGCGCAAGGGGGCCAGGCTCATCACCAGCTCCTGGGCCCGCTTCCCCGCGAACGTGATGCCCGGCAAGGCCAAGGTGGGCGGCAACTACGTGAACTCGGCCCTCGCCAAGATGGAGGCGGTGGCCGCCGGGGCCGACGAGGCCCTCCTCCTGGACGAGGAGGGGTACGTGGCCGAGGGGAGCGGGGAGAACCTCTTCTTCGTGCGGGACGGGGTGATCTACGCCCTGGAGCACTCGGTGAACCTCGAGGGCATCACCCGGGACTCCGTGATCCGCATCGCCAAGGACTTGGGCTACGAGGTGCAGGTGGTGCGGGCCACCCGGGACCAGCTCTACATGGCCGACGAGGTCTTCATGACCGGGACCGCCGCCGAGGTGACCCCGGTGTCCATGATTGACTGGAGGCCCATCGGGAAGGGCACGGCCGGGCCCGTGGCCTTGAGGCTCCGGGAGGTCTACCTCGAGGCCGTCACCGGGCGGCGGCCGGAGTACGAGGGCTGGCTCACGTACGTGAATGGGCAATAG
- a CDS encoding putative Ig domain-containing protein, translating to MRKLWPLALLLAACGAQDVGAGLDPLRLTATSLPPAYLGEPYSASLAAEGGVRPYSFTLDGKLPEGLSFQGGRLFGVPKEKGSFPLLLTVEDAAKNSRAQRLTLTVSDPPPPRLALVLPPAQVEGPFLLLARVEGREAVGFQMEVRLADLEPDLAGLKALSPAHLLDYDPATRLLRLDMAFAKPVKDREAFRFLLTPQKPLVPRLSPKVVFYDKEGKPLGQPLPRGKPFAELLRLAQAWGREGKALKEDLDGDGKVGEADLRLLAQGYFPKPETPSPEVPGGGEGQASGEEQAP from the coding sequence ATGCGGAAGCTCTGGCCTCTGGCCCTCCTCCTCGCCGCCTGCGGCGCCCAGGACGTGGGAGCGGGCCTGGACCCCCTGCGCCTCACCGCCACGAGCCTCCCCCCCGCCTACCTCGGCGAGCCCTATAGCGCAAGCCTCGCCGCCGAAGGGGGGGTGCGGCCCTACAGCTTCACCCTGGACGGGAAGCTCCCCGAGGGGCTGAGCTTCCAGGGGGGGAGGCTTTTCGGGGTGCCCAAGGAGAAGGGAAGCTTCCCCCTCCTCCTCACCGTGGAGGACGCCGCCAAGAACAGCCGCGCCCAAAGGCTCACCCTCACCGTCTCCGACCCGCCCCCGCCGAGGCTCGCCCTCGTCCTCCCCCCGGCCCAGGTGGAGGGCCCCTTCCTCCTCCTCGCCCGGGTGGAGGGCCGGGAGGCGGTGGGCTTCCAGATGGAGGTGCGCCTCGCCGACCTCGAGCCCGACCTCGCAGGCCTCAAAGCCCTAAGCCCCGCCCACCTCCTGGACTACGACCCGGCCACGCGGCTTTTGCGGCTGGACATGGCCTTCGCCAAGCCCGTGAAGGACCGGGAAGCCTTCCGCTTCCTCCTCACCCCCCAAAAGCCCCTCGTCCCGAGGCTTTCCCCCAAGGTGGTCTTCTACGACAAGGAGGGGAAGCCCCTGGGCCAGCCCCTTCCCCGGGGGAAGCCCTTCGCCGAGCTTTTAAGGCTCGCCCAGGCCTGGGGCCGGGAAGGGAAGGCGCTCAAGGAGGACCTGGACGGGGACGGCAAGGTGGGCGAGGCGGACCTCAGGCTCCTGGCCCAGGGCTACTTCCCCAAGCCCGAAACCCCCTCCCCCGAGGTCCCGGGCGGAGGCGAAGGCCAAGCGTCCGGGGAAGAACAAGCCCCCTAA
- the dprA gene encoding DNA-processing protein DprA has translation MDPLALALLPGIGPKRLLEVLKAEDPLGFLRERFPEAWRHLPEAEAQAERERGRAEALGVRLLGLWEEGFPEGLRALPQPPTHLYLKGELPPEREAVALVGTRRASPWALAFARRLARELAEAGLWVVSGLARGIDREAHLGALEAGGRTLGVLGSALDRVYPPENRPLAQRMDLLSEFPFGTGPKPEFFPRRNRLIAGLCRAVVVVEAPLDSGALITARHALELGKEVLAVPGRPTDERSLGANRLIQDGAYPVLSAEDVLSYLGMSARPKPLPGLSPEEEALYALLQEKKEALPEALAMALGIPPERVLSLLTLLELKGLARALPGGRYGPG, from the coding sequence GTGGACCCCTTGGCCCTCGCCCTCCTCCCGGGCATCGGCCCCAAGCGGCTTTTGGAGGTCCTAAAGGCGGAGGACCCTCTGGGCTTCCTGCGGGAGCGCTTCCCCGAGGCCTGGCGGCACCTCCCCGAGGCCGAGGCCCAGGCGGAAAGGGAAAGGGGGCGCGCCGAGGCCCTAGGGGTGCGCCTCCTGGGCCTCTGGGAGGAGGGCTTCCCCGAGGGGCTGAGGGCGCTTCCCCAGCCGCCCACCCACCTCTACCTGAAGGGGGAGCTTCCCCCGGAAAGGGAGGCGGTGGCCCTCGTGGGCACGCGCCGGGCCTCCCCTTGGGCCCTGGCCTTTGCCAGGAGGCTCGCCCGGGAGCTGGCCGAGGCCGGGCTTTGGGTGGTCTCGGGCCTCGCCCGGGGCATAGACCGGGAGGCCCACCTCGGGGCCCTCGAGGCCGGGGGGCGCACCCTGGGCGTCTTGGGAAGCGCCCTGGACCGGGTCTACCCCCCGGAAAACCGCCCTTTGGCCCAACGGATGGACCTCCTCTCCGAGTTCCCCTTCGGGACCGGCCCTAAGCCCGAGTTCTTTCCCCGGCGAAACCGCCTCATCGCCGGGCTTTGCCGGGCAGTGGTCGTGGTGGAGGCCCCCCTGGACTCCGGGGCCCTCATCACCGCCCGCCACGCCCTGGAGCTCGGCAAGGAGGTGCTGGCCGTGCCCGGAAGGCCCACGGACGAGCGCTCCCTGGGGGCGAACCGCCTCATCCAGGACGGGGCCTACCCGGTGCTCTCCGCCGAGGACGTCCTCTCCTACCTGGGAATGTCCGCAAGGCCCAAGCCCCTCCCGGGCCTCTCCCCGGAGGAGGAAGCCCTTTACGCCCTCCTGCAGGAAAAGAAGGAGGCGCTCCCCGAGGCCCTGGCCATGGCCCTGGGGATCCCCCCGGAGCGGGTGCTCTCCCTCCTCACCCTCTTGGAGCTAAAGGGCCTGGCCCGGGCCCTCCCGGGAGGGCGCTACGGGCCAGGCTAA
- the nrdR gene encoding transcriptional regulator NrdR: MKCPYCGHPDTRVVDSRPSDEGMAIRRRRECPSCGRRFTTYERTQLEPLMVVKRDGRKEPFNPDKLLRGLLLACEKRPVSEEVLRRFAYTFEDQVSGPEITSEEIGLKALAFLKELDHVAYIRFASVYREFDSVERFIEEIRSLASLDKKEGD, translated from the coding sequence ATGAAGTGCCCCTACTGCGGCCACCCCGACACCCGGGTGGTGGACTCGAGGCCCTCCGACGAGGGCATGGCCATCCGCAGGCGGCGGGAGTGCCCCTCCTGCGGACGCCGCTTCACCACCTACGAGCGCACCCAGCTTGAGCCCCTCATGGTGGTCAAGCGGGACGGGCGCAAGGAGCCCTTCAACCCCGACAAGCTCCTAAGGGGCCTCCTCCTCGCCTGCGAGAAGCGCCCCGTGAGCGAGGAGGTCCTGCGCCGCTTCGCCTACACCTTTGAGGACCAGGTCTCGGGCCCGGAGATCACCTCGGAGGAGATCGGGCTCAAGGCCCTGGCCTTCCTCAAGGAGCTGGACCACGTGGCCTACATCCGCTTCGCCTCCGTCTACCGCGAGTTTGACTCGGTGGAGCGCTTCATTGAGGAGATCCGCTCCCTCGCAAGCCTTGACAAAAAGGAGGGGGATTGA
- a CDS encoding SDR family NAD(P)-dependent oxidoreductase translates to MSRDLLGLEGKIVMVTGAGRGFGRAIAHGYGRNGATVIAVDPDVELATGVASEVEALGATAIPIRGDMSVVLDVTSTFEKVEELFGLLDGIVHVTTAESKTPFVELLEGEWYDLMSQDVKSSLYVLQQGLRHLAGGGFVTIVLPPAARIEPHTVSVRKAVEGLIEGATRTFPGVRVNGVVPSRDPVGDPYDLPLVRAALGLGSMVSEGIRGVVLEVQLPEPPLEFEPYAALRELP, encoded by the coding sequence ATGTCACGGGACCTTCTGGGCCTCGAGGGGAAGATCGTCATGGTCACGGGCGCGGGCCGGGGGTTCGGGCGGGCCATCGCCCACGGGTACGGGCGCAACGGGGCCACGGTCATCGCCGTGGACCCCGACGTGGAGCTCGCCACGGGGGTGGCCTCGGAGGTGGAGGCCCTTGGGGCCACGGCCATCCCCATCCGCGGGGACATGAGCGTGGTGTTGGACGTGACCAGCACCTTTGAAAAAGTGGAGGAGCTCTTCGGCCTCCTGGACGGCATCGTCCACGTGACCACCGCCGAGAGCAAGACGCCCTTCGTGGAGCTTTTGGAGGGCGAGTGGTACGACCTCATGAGCCAGGACGTGAAGTCCAGCCTCTACGTCCTCCAGCAGGGGCTGCGCCACCTGGCGGGGGGCGGGTTCGTGACCATCGTCCTGCCGCCCGCAGCCCGAATAGAGCCCCACACCGTCTCCGTGCGCAAGGCGGTGGAGGGCCTCATTGAAGGGGCCACCCGCACCTTCCCCGGGGTGCGGGTGAACGGCGTGGTCCCCTCCCGCGACCCCGTGGGCGACCCCTACGACCTGCCCCTGGTCCGGGCCGCCTTGGGCCTGGGGTCCATGGTCTCCGAGGGGATCCGGGGGGTGGTCCTCGAGGTCCAGCTCCCCGAGCCCCCCTTGGAGTTTGAACCCTACGCCGCCTTGAGGGAGCTGCCATGA
- a CDS encoding macro domain-containing protein codes for MARIRVVQGDITEFQGDAIVNAANNYLKLGAGVAGAILRKGGPSIQEECDRIGKIRVGEAAVTGAGNLPVRYVIHAAVLGDEPASLETVRKATKSALEKAVELGLKTVAFPLLGTGVGGLPVEAVARVMLEEIKKAPDTLEVTLYGYREEDAEAIRRAL; via the coding sequence ATGGCGCGCATCCGGGTGGTCCAAGGGGACATCACCGAGTTCCAAGGGGACGCCATCGTCAACGCCGCCAACAACTACCTGAAGCTCGGGGCCGGGGTGGCGGGGGCGATCCTGAGGAAGGGCGGCCCCTCCATCCAGGAGGAGTGCGACCGCATCGGCAAGATCCGGGTGGGGGAGGCGGCGGTCACGGGGGCGGGGAACCTCCCGGTGCGCTACGTGATCCACGCCGCCGTCCTCGGGGACGAGCCCGCGAGCCTGGAGACGGTGCGCAAGGCCACGAAAAGCGCCCTGGAGAAGGCGGTGGAGCTCGGCTTGAAGACCGTGGCCTTTCCCCTTTTGGGCACGGGGGTGGGGGGGCTTCCCGTGGAGGCCGTGGCCCGGGTGATGCTGGAGGAGATCAAGAAGGCCCCGGACACCCTGGAGGTCACCCTCTACGGCTACCGCGAGGAGGACGCCGAGGCCATCCGCCGGGCCCTTTAG
- a CDS encoding manganese catalase family protein has translation MFLRIDRLQIELPMPKEQDPNAAAAVQALLGGRFGEMSTLMNYMYQSFNFRGKKALKPYYDLIANIATEELGHIELVAATINSLLAKNPGKDLEEGVDPESAPLGFAKDVRNAAHFIAGGANSLVMGAMGEHWNGEYVFTSGNLILDLLHNFFLEVAARTHKLRVYEMTDNPVAREMIGYLLVRGGVHAAAYGKALESLTGVEMTKMLPIPKIDNSKIPEAKKYMDLGFHRNLYRFSPEDYRDLGLIWKGASPEDGTEVVVVDGPPTGGPVFDAGHDAAEFAPEFHPGELYEIAKKLYEKAK, from the coding sequence ATGTTCCTGAGGATAGACCGCCTGCAGATTGAGTTGCCCATGCCCAAGGAGCAGGACCCCAACGCCGCCGCCGCGGTCCAGGCCCTTCTGGGCGGGCGCTTCGGGGAGATGTCCACCCTGATGAACTACATGTACCAGTCCTTCAACTTCCGGGGGAAGAAGGCCCTGAAGCCCTACTACGACCTCATCGCCAACATCGCCACCGAGGAGCTGGGCCACATTGAGCTGGTGGCGGCCACCATCAACAGCCTCCTGGCCAAGAACCCCGGGAAGGACCTGGAGGAGGGGGTGGACCCGGAAAGCGCCCCCTTGGGCTTCGCCAAGGACGTGCGCAACGCCGCCCACTTCATCGCCGGCGGGGCCAACAGCCTGGTCATGGGGGCCATGGGGGAGCACTGGAACGGGGAGTACGTCTTCACCAGCGGCAACCTGATCCTGGACCTCCTCCACAACTTCTTCCTGGAGGTGGCGGCCCGGACCCACAAGCTCCGGGTCTACGAGATGACCGACAACCCCGTGGCCCGGGAGATGATCGGCTACCTCCTGGTGCGGGGCGGGGTGCACGCCGCCGCCTACGGCAAGGCCCTGGAGAGCCTCACCGGGGTGGAGATGACCAAGATGCTCCCCATCCCCAAGATTGACAACAGCAAGATCCCCGAGGCCAAGAAGTACATGGACCTCGGCTTCCACCGGAACCTCTACCGCTTCAGCCCCGAGGACTACAGGGACCTCGGGCTCATCTGGAAGGGGGCCTCTCCCGAGGACGGCACGGAGGTGGTGGTGGTGGACGGCCCGCCCACGGGGGGTCCCGTCTTTGACGCGGGCCACGACGCCGCCGAGTTCGCCCCCGAGTTCCACCCGGGCGAGCTCTACGAGATCGCCAAGAAGCTCTACGAGAAGGCCAAGTAA